A region of Maridesulfovibrio sp. DNA encodes the following proteins:
- a CDS encoding winged helix-turn-helix domain-containing protein has product MLKELFTSKTRIKLLLKLFLNPDVSSYLRELAAEFDVSPNAMKEELDGLSEAGYLNKKKEGRYIYYNANSSHPFFPEISSIVRKYIGIDQILEYILSTIGDVESVYILDDYAKGIDSGIIDVLIIGDDTNFDRIGDLCSKAEEAIKRKIRIMVLNTQEFDDTSDIYLRRPNWKVV; this is encoded by the coding sequence ATGCTCAAAGAACTATTTACATCTAAAACCCGAATCAAGCTGCTGCTCAAGCTGTTTCTAAACCCTGATGTTTCTTCGTATCTCAGGGAATTAGCAGCTGAATTTGATGTCTCACCCAATGCCATGAAAGAAGAACTAGATGGTTTGAGCGAGGCTGGATATCTAAACAAGAAAAAAGAGGGGCGTTACATCTATTACAACGCCAACTCTTCTCACCCATTCTTTCCTGAAATCAGTTCTATCGTCCGCAAATATATTGGAATTGACCAGATTCTTGAATACATCCTTTCTACTATCGGAGATGTAGAGTCGGTTTATATTCTCGACGACTATGCCAAAGGAATCGACTCTGGAATCATTGACGTGCTAATTATTGGTGATGATACCAATTTCGACCGTATCGGCGATCTTTGCTCAAAAGCAGAAGAAGCAATCAAACGCAAAATACGAATCATGGTTCTTAATACTCAAGAATTTGATGACACAAGTGATATTTATTTAAGGCGACCCAATTGGAAGGTTGTCTAA
- a CDS encoding glycosyltransferase family 4 protein, with the protein MKKSILFITYDFPPILSPESIQVQRRALTLARNGHRVHVLTCCENPDFEFLDRQLSRDHENLTIHRVNRLPGEKWLHYLCGGLEITDRKFWWKFPAADAAVKLIKEFQIDALYSHSTPLVNHLAGLAVKETDRNLHWTAHFSDPWTLNPYLSYRTGFQRKINKLYEKAVISRADTITVTSEKTKDLFVKGLAADSAKIKVLPHVFDPDLYTRRKNEPQKKIIAHTGNIYGLRSAAPLIEAVHKVQPQNLEFHFYGRMKEEERQLAESKCPELIRFFDPVPYLDSIKVLSDADILLVIDAPLKDSPFFPSKLADYIGAGKPVVALSPLSSTTTQIVRDIQKELLIADSADVPSIAALVRRLDSTNPAELREEGKDFYNMNNSYENIREALFDE; encoded by the coding sequence ATGAAAAAATCGATCCTCTTCATAACATACGATTTCCCGCCGATCCTTTCACCTGAATCAATTCAGGTGCAACGCCGTGCGCTTACTTTGGCCCGTAACGGACACCGGGTCCATGTTTTGACCTGTTGTGAGAATCCTGATTTTGAATTTCTGGACCGGCAGCTTAGCCGTGATCATGAGAATCTGACTATTCACCGCGTAAACAGGCTACCCGGTGAAAAATGGCTGCATTATCTTTGTGGCGGACTGGAAATTACCGACCGCAAATTCTGGTGGAAATTCCCGGCAGCTGATGCGGCAGTTAAATTGATTAAGGAATTCCAGATTGATGCCCTTTACAGTCATTCCACCCCGCTGGTGAACCATCTTGCAGGATTGGCCGTAAAGGAAACTGACCGTAATCTGCATTGGACAGCGCATTTTTCCGATCCCTGGACTCTGAACCCGTACCTTTCGTACCGTACAGGTTTTCAACGCAAGATCAACAAGTTATATGAAAAAGCTGTAATTTCAAGGGCAGATACCATCACAGTGACCTCGGAAAAAACCAAGGACCTGTTTGTGAAAGGACTTGCAGCTGACAGCGCTAAAATAAAAGTCCTGCCACATGTCTTTGATCCTGACCTATACACCCGCAGGAAAAACGAACCGCAGAAAAAAATTATTGCCCACACTGGCAACATATACGGTCTGCGTTCGGCTGCACCGCTCATTGAAGCGGTTCACAAAGTACAGCCGCAAAATCTTGAATTTCATTTTTACGGACGCATGAAAGAGGAAGAAAGGCAGCTTGCTGAATCCAAATGCCCTGAGCTGATCAGGTTTTTTGACCCGGTTCCTTATCTGGATTCAATCAAAGTTCTTTCTGATGCAGATATTCTGCTGGTCATAGACGCTCCGTTGAAAGATTCACCATTTTTTCCTTCCAAGCTCGCCGACTACATCGGGGCGGGCAAGCCTGTGGTGGCTCTTAGCCCGTTGTCTTCCACGACCACCCAGATTGTGCGTGATATCCAGAAAGAATTGCTGATTGCCGACAGTGCTGATGTTCCATCCATTGCCGCCCTTGTTCGCAGACTGGATTCAACTAATCCCGCCGAACTGCGTGAAGAAGGTAAAGACTTTTACAATATGAATAACAGCTACGAAAATATACGTGAGGCCCTTTTTGATGAATAA
- a CDS encoding GNAT family N-acetyltransferase → MSIKIECTNEAPFDWDSWNRSTVAHSSYYQSSSWAKMLKETEEAKPYYVRIYKNGFLHAQGLIMKRYYYNLFTGKKKVVLPYIECLFGPICKVEADSSVYTAFLKLIKKIAYRNIATNIQYIPCYMHKLPRFDKTEVLMDNGFVTKKWGTFLVDLAPDEELIFKKISSRARNRVRKAGKMGVSVRRMETYEEFANIFIPTLQAAKKEQGFVAYPAHEALWSDSKEGYHYYVAYADDTPLGCIGLIVHNGVSREISSGILGFSVQKKYPAQDILHWTLITESKRLGAKYYDLAGVNPSPEEKSKDASILFFKKKWGGSYLEYPMAKFDLIPKKDKLAKIAAKLLS, encoded by the coding sequence ATGAGTATAAAAATTGAATGTACAAATGAAGCCCCCTTTGATTGGGATTCTTGGAATAGAAGCACCGTTGCTCACTCATCATATTATCAATCTTCTTCTTGGGCCAAAATGCTGAAGGAAACTGAAGAGGCTAAGCCATATTACGTTCGTATTTATAAAAATGGTTTTTTGCATGCTCAAGGTTTGATAATGAAAAGGTATTACTACAACCTATTTACAGGTAAGAAAAAAGTAGTTTTGCCGTACATAGAGTGCCTGTTCGGGCCGATTTGCAAAGTGGAAGCTGATTCATCTGTTTATACAGCTTTTTTGAAGTTGATTAAAAAAATAGCATATCGGAACATAGCGACAAATATACAGTATATTCCTTGTTACATGCATAAACTGCCCCGCTTCGATAAGACTGAAGTCCTGATGGACAATGGTTTTGTAACGAAGAAGTGGGGAACTTTTCTTGTGGATTTAGCTCCTGATGAGGAATTGATTTTTAAGAAAATATCATCAAGAGCGCGTAATAGGGTACGCAAAGCAGGAAAAATGGGCGTCAGTGTGCGGCGAATGGAAACATATGAAGAATTTGCCAATATTTTTATTCCCACCCTGCAAGCAGCAAAAAAAGAACAAGGTTTTGTTGCTTATCCTGCACATGAGGCCTTATGGAGCGACTCTAAAGAAGGATATCACTATTATGTGGCATACGCTGATGACACTCCTCTGGGATGCATAGGTCTGATCGTGCATAATGGAGTCTCAAGAGAAATTTCATCCGGTATTTTGGGTTTTTCCGTGCAAAAGAAATATCCGGCTCAAGATATCCTTCACTGGACACTCATAACCGAATCCAAAAGACTGGGTGCCAAATATTATGATCTTGCCGGGGTCAATCCCTCTCCGGAAGAAAAGTCAAAAGATGCCAGTATACTGTTTTTTAAAAAGAAATGGGGAGGATCATATTTGGAATACCCCATGGCGAAATTTGATTTGATACCCAAAAAAGATAAATTGGCTAAAATTGCAGCTAAATTGCTCTCTTAG
- a CDS encoding ABC transporter ATP-binding protein has product MIKKIKGLLNPVQKKSMIALVVLSIVISGIETVGISAILPFISVASDFSLATDNKYYHFVYTLLGFTDTQSFVITFGFVLVGFYISRGFINLCYMYFIQRYSQGIFLSLAIKIFSNYVHIKYQDMTTRNSSDLAKKLITETDNAALFFYSLLLLISELFVSSFIYAALLVVNWKVTLALTGFLGSMVFLLVKVVSGLIRKEGPKRNHFQEIYYRTINETLSNLKFIKLLAGEETAIKALNKSGQGYVNAMVMNKTYNTIPRLSLESIGFSLLISALIFALMHGESIASIIPVVSLFALAMYRLLPSVNRILSSYNNMLYYTKSIELLHEDLNIATHNLGNEPLEFTRQINIEKMSFGYTEDPVLENISLNIKKGEKIALIGESGAGKSTLADIIIGMYTSFSGHIHVDDELLSEKNMLSWREKIGYIPQSIYLFDSTVAENVVFGRQYNEQQVKEALHKAELTSFLEQNEGIHTLVGEDGSQLSGGQKQRIAIARAIYGDPDLLVLDEATSALDSRTEQKIMDNIFKVSEGKTLIIIAHRLSTIEQCDKVYKIEDRGICLVEDKTVQSDC; this is encoded by the coding sequence ATGATCAAAAAGATCAAAGGGCTGCTGAACCCGGTCCAGAAAAAAAGTATGATCGCGTTGGTCGTTTTGTCCATCGTTATTTCAGGAATTGAGACAGTGGGCATTTCGGCCATACTGCCGTTTATTTCTGTCGCCAGTGATTTTTCGCTTGCAACAGACAATAAGTATTATCATTTTGTATACACCCTTTTGGGTTTTACTGACACGCAGTCTTTTGTCATTACCTTCGGTTTTGTGCTGGTCGGGTTTTATATTTCCAGAGGTTTTATAAATCTTTGTTACATGTATTTTATCCAGAGGTATTCACAAGGGATATTCCTTTCGTTAGCTATTAAAATATTTTCCAATTATGTTCATATCAAGTATCAGGATATGACTACTAGGAATAGCTCTGACCTTGCAAAAAAGCTGATTACTGAAACAGATAATGCGGCTCTTTTCTTTTATTCCCTATTGCTGTTGATTTCTGAACTGTTTGTCTCATCTTTTATTTATGCCGCACTGCTGGTTGTTAACTGGAAGGTTACATTGGCGCTTACCGGTTTTCTTGGCTCTATGGTTTTTCTGTTAGTTAAGGTTGTTTCCGGGTTGATCAGGAAGGAAGGGCCCAAGCGCAATCATTTTCAGGAAATCTATTACCGGACAATTAATGAAACTTTGAGCAACCTGAAATTTATCAAACTGCTTGCCGGGGAAGAAACCGCCATCAAAGCATTGAATAAATCCGGTCAGGGCTATGTTAATGCCATGGTGATGAACAAAACTTACAATACTATTCCCCGCTTATCGCTTGAAAGCATCGGATTTTCATTGCTTATATCAGCTTTGATCTTCGCATTAATGCATGGGGAAAGTATTGCCAGCATTATTCCTGTTGTTTCGCTGTTCGCCTTAGCCATGTATCGTTTGCTGCCGTCTGTAAACCGTATTTTGAGCAGCTACAATAACATGCTCTACTACACCAAGAGTATTGAGTTACTCCATGAAGATCTGAATATTGCAACTCATAATCTGGGTAATGAGCCTCTTGAATTTACAAGGCAGATCAATATTGAAAAAATGAGTTTTGGCTATACTGAAGATCCCGTACTTGAGAATATTTCGTTGAATATCAAAAAAGGCGAAAAGATAGCGCTGATAGGAGAAAGCGGAGCAGGCAAGAGTACGCTTGCGGACATAATAATCGGGATGTACACTTCTTTTTCCGGGCATATTCATGTGGATGATGAGCTTTTGAGCGAAAAAAATATGCTCTCATGGCGGGAAAAAATAGGATACATTCCGCAGTCCATCTATCTTTTTGATTCAACTGTTGCAGAAAATGTTGTCTTCGGACGACAATATAATGAGCAACAGGTGAAGGAAGCGCTTCATAAAGCTGAATTGACATCTTTTCTGGAACAGAATGAAGGAATTCATACTCTGGTAGGTGAAGACGGTTCCCAGCTCTCCGGAGGGCAGAAACAGCGAATAGCTATTGCGAGAGCAATATATGGTGACCCTGACCTGTTAGTTCTGGATGAGGCTACATCAGCTCTCGACAGCCGTACAGAGCAGAAGATCATGGATAATATTTTTAAGGTAAGTGAAGGCAAAACACTTATTATTATCGCACACCGCCTATCAACCATTGAGCAGTGTGACAAAGTTTATAAAATTGAAGATAGAGGCATCTGCCTTGTTGAAGATAAAACCGTTCAATCTGATTGTTAG
- a CDS encoding NAD-dependent epimerase/dehydratase family protein produces the protein MNNAKVLVTGGAGAIGLNLIERMLAAGVGAVMVLDDLSSGYKNYLPEDGRVSFVKADIGQIETYREKMEAFKPDYVFHLAAHFANQNSVDHPFKDVQANIIGTMNLLEICKENKRLKKFVYTSSSCVYGNAAIMNEADYIYPHETPYAINKYTAELYVKYYASMFQIPAVSIRVFNTYGPYEPHGAYRNVIPNFIVRAIKGEPLFITGDGTETRDFTFVGNTAQLLTLAALSDVTDGDIFNGGTGKPTQIIDLAKMIIEYTGSSSEIVFKERRNWDAVKDRLSDISKSWKVLGYEPEVPLEEGLKKTVDWYMNDYEIED, from the coding sequence ATGAATAATGCCAAAGTGCTTGTTACCGGCGGCGCAGGAGCCATCGGACTGAACTTGATTGAAAGAATGCTTGCGGCCGGAGTCGGCGCGGTGATGGTGCTTGATGACCTTTCTTCCGGGTATAAAAATTACCTGCCGGAGGACGGGCGGGTTTCATTTGTAAAGGCTGACATCGGACAGATTGAGACCTATCGCGAGAAAATGGAAGCATTTAAGCCTGATTATGTTTTCCATCTGGCGGCCCATTTCGCCAATCAGAACTCAGTGGACCATCCCTTTAAGGATGTGCAGGCCAATATCATAGGCACCATGAACCTGCTGGAGATCTGCAAGGAAAACAAGCGACTGAAGAAATTTGTCTACACCTCATCTTCATGTGTCTACGGCAATGCCGCTATCATGAATGAGGCAGACTATATCTATCCACATGAAACCCCTTATGCCATCAACAAGTACACAGCTGAGTTGTACGTAAAATACTATGCCTCCATGTTTCAGATTCCGGCTGTATCCATCAGGGTTTTCAACACCTACGGACCATATGAGCCGCATGGGGCATACCGTAACGTTATCCCCAATTTCATTGTCCGGGCCATCAAGGGCGAACCCCTCTTCATTACCGGGGACGGCACTGAAACCCGTGATTTCACTTTCGTAGGCAACACCGCCCAACTGCTGACCCTTGCCGCTCTTTCCGATGTTACGGATGGTGATATTTTCAACGGCGGCACAGGAAAGCCGACCCAGATCATCGATCTTGCCAAAATGATTATCGAATACACCGGATCTTCATCCGAAATAGTCTTCAAGGAAAGACGCAATTGGGATGCGGTAAAAGACCGCCTTTCCGACATTTCCAAATCATGGAAAGTGCTGGGCTATGAGCCTGAGGTGCCGCTTGAAGAAGGTCTGAAAAAGACCGTGGATTGGTATATGAATGACTACGAGATCGAGGATTAA
- a CDS encoding DegT/DnrJ/EryC1/StrS family aminotransferase yields MNIPFIDLKKQFSRVEKQIRDNMDTVLDHGAYIMGPEIPAIEEKLAEYCGTKHALGCASGTDALTLALMSLDVKPGDAVFTTPFTFFATAETIALTGATPVFVDIDPVTFNIDPEKLDKTIEALKGSDNGCPLPKVDGLTPRGIISVDLFGQPADYESIKAVADKHDLFLIEDAAQSFGGEYKGKRACSLGDITCTSFFPAKPLGCYGDGGMCFTDDDNLIERLRSHRIHGMGPDRYDNVRLGITGRMDSLQAAILLAKFEIFPEEVDLRDKVAATYAELLADVEGLTAPFVPEGYRSVWAQYCPLAKDGDHRARIQAALQEKGIPSPIYYPIPLHLQTAFKDLGYKMGDCPVSEDAASRIFAIPMHPYLEKEQQEFIADIIRNA; encoded by the coding sequence ATGAATATTCCTTTTATTGACTTAAAAAAACAGTTTTCCCGCGTTGAAAAGCAAATTCGTGACAACATGGATACCGTTCTGGATCATGGTGCTTACATCATGGGCCCGGAAATTCCGGCCATTGAAGAAAAATTGGCTGAATATTGCGGAACCAAACATGCCCTCGGCTGTGCTTCCGGTACTGATGCCCTGACTCTGGCGCTCATGTCCCTGGATGTAAAACCCGGTGATGCTGTTTTTACCACCCCGTTTACCTTCTTTGCCACAGCAGAAACAATCGCCCTTACCGGGGCAACCCCTGTCTTCGTGGATATTGACCCGGTGACCTTCAACATTGATCCGGAAAAACTAGACAAAACCATTGAAGCACTCAAAGGCTCTGATAACGGCTGTCCTCTGCCTAAAGTTGACGGGTTGACCCCTCGAGGCATCATCTCCGTTGATCTTTTCGGACAGCCTGCTGACTATGAATCGATCAAGGCTGTGGCAGATAAGCATGACCTGTTTCTTATCGAAGATGCAGCCCAGAGTTTCGGCGGCGAATACAAAGGTAAACGTGCATGTTCACTTGGTGACATCACCTGCACCTCATTTTTTCCGGCAAAACCCCTTGGCTGTTACGGTGACGGCGGCATGTGCTTTACTGACGATGATAATCTGATTGAACGCTTGCGCTCCCACCGTATCCACGGCATGGGACCGGACAGATATGACAATGTTCGTCTTGGCATAACCGGACGTATGGATTCCCTGCAGGCCGCAATTCTGCTGGCAAAATTCGAAATCTTCCCTGAAGAAGTTGACCTACGCGACAAAGTTGCAGCCACCTATGCCGAACTTCTTGCTGACGTTGAAGGGCTTACTGCCCCCTTTGTTCCCGAAGGATACCGCTCCGTATGGGCTCAGTACTGCCCACTGGCAAAAGACGGCGACCACAGAGCTCGTATTCAGGCCGCGCTTCAGGAAAAGGGCATACCTTCACCCATATATTACCCCATTCCCCTGCATCTGCAGACTGCCTTCAAGGATCTCGGATACAAAATGGGAGATTGTCCGGTAAGTGAAGATGCTGCCAGCCGTATTTTTGCCATCCCCATGCATCCCTATCTTGAAAAAGAACAGCAGGAATTCATAGCTGACATCATTAGGAATGCATAG
- a CDS encoding glycosyltransferase has protein sequence MGKTLLVIITDRLSHIIGKGELIDRYYNPGGVFSDVHILMTNDDSPDHQFLQRTVGDAKLTLHNLPSGMGLLAKTLWRPFLLRSWANQAIALAEEIKPEMVRCYGNFINGYVGARIKEELGIPLFVSLHTQPDQTRATPEVDFKTKIFYAFSKSIEKYTLKRADKVSCVYGSILDYAQRNGASEPFVAYNVINPGNLVRKEEYCSSGPLKILYVGRVIPAKNPENIIRALQDLDAELTVVGSGSKEQELAELASELKVAGQVHFIPAMPNDELCRTMHEYDMFAGHSQYSEIPKTVLEASLCGLPILFNSRTGSPVPEFENNIAKMVEDSPAGYRSGIEFFMDLENRAEYGTRAFKYAQKHWEPSYAEQVYADIHKELTGI, from the coding sequence ATGGGAAAAACTCTCCTTGTCATCATAACAGACCGCCTTTCCCATATTATTGGGAAAGGCGAGCTGATTGACCGCTATTATAATCCCGGCGGGGTCTTCAGTGACGTCCATATCCTGATGACCAATGATGACAGCCCGGATCATCAGTTTTTGCAACGAACCGTGGGTGACGCGAAATTGACCCTGCATAACCTGCCCTCCGGCATGGGGCTGCTGGCCAAAACACTCTGGCGTCCGTTTCTCCTGCGGAGCTGGGCAAATCAGGCAATTGCTCTGGCCGAAGAGATCAAGCCCGAGATGGTCCGCTGTTACGGCAATTTTATTAACGGCTATGTAGGAGCAAGAATTAAAGAAGAGCTGGGAATACCGCTTTTTGTGTCCCTGCACACTCAGCCCGATCAGACCCGTGCTACTCCGGAAGTGGATTTCAAAACAAAGATTTTTTACGCCTTTTCCAAGAGTATTGAAAAATACACCTTGAAAAGAGCGGACAAAGTGAGCTGTGTATATGGTTCTATTCTGGATTATGCGCAACGCAACGGGGCAAGTGAACCTTTTGTTGCCTACAACGTGATTAATCCGGGCAATCTTGTGCGAAAAGAAGAGTATTGTTCTTCCGGTCCACTGAAAATTCTCTACGTTGGACGGGTCATACCGGCCAAAAACCCTGAGAACATTATTCGTGCCCTGCAGGATTTAGATGCGGAGTTAACAGTGGTCGGAAGCGGCTCCAAGGAACAGGAGCTTGCAGAACTTGCAAGCGAGCTTAAAGTTGCCGGGCAGGTTCACTTTATTCCGGCCATGCCTAACGATGAACTCTGCCGGACCATGCATGAATATGACATGTTTGCCGGGCATTCCCAGTATAGCGAAATACCGAAGACCGTACTGGAGGCTTCTTTGTGCGGTTTGCCCATTCTTTTCAATTCACGTACGGGGAGTCCTGTCCCTGAATTTGAAAATAACATTGCCAAGATGGTGGAGGATTCCCCGGCAGGGTACCGTTCAGGGATTGAGTTTTTTATGGACTTGGAAAATCGGGCTGAGTACGGCACAAGGGCATTTAAATATGCTCAGAAACATTGGGAACCGTCTTACGCAGAACAGGTTTACGCTGATATTCACAAGGAGCTGACGGGAATATGA